The following proteins are encoded in a genomic region of Gammaproteobacteria bacterium:
- a CDS encoding alanine transaminase: MQDEFQRIKRLPPYVFNIVNDLKAKARARGEDIVDFGMGNPDQPTPRHIVDKLVEVAQRGDTHRYSVSKGVPRLRRAICRWYQDRYQVELNPESEAIVTIGSKEGLAHLALATMGPGDVALVPNPSYPIHPYGFVIAGADIRHVPLVPGVDFFAELEKAIKHSWPQPKMLVLNFPGNPTTQCVDLAFFENVVAIAREHDIWVIHDLAYADIVFDGYQAPSIMQVPGAKEVAVEFFTLSKSYNMPGWRVGFMVGNPQLVGALGRMKSYLDYGMFTPIQVAAIAALEGPQDCVAEIREMYRARRDVLCKGLNAVGWEIEPPKASMFVWAPIPERYRHLGSLEFAKKLLSDARVAVSPGVGFGEYGDDHVRIALIENEHRTRQAIRGIRDMFRRDGVVGTGADVHRLHGP, translated from the coding sequence TTGCAAGACGAATTTCAAAGAATCAAGCGGCTGCCTCCTTATGTCTTCAACATCGTCAACGATCTGAAGGCCAAGGCGCGGGCGCGGGGGGAGGATATCGTCGATTTTGGCATGGGCAATCCCGACCAGCCCACGCCCAGGCATATTGTTGACAAACTGGTGGAAGTGGCCCAGCGGGGCGATACCCATCGCTATTCGGTGTCCAAGGGCGTTCCCCGGCTGCGGCGGGCCATTTGCCGCTGGTATCAGGACCGCTACCAGGTGGAGCTGAACCCCGAATCCGAGGCCATTGTCACCATCGGTTCCAAAGAGGGCCTCGCCCATCTGGCCCTGGCCACCATGGGGCCGGGCGATGTGGCCCTGGTGCCGAACCCGTCTTATCCCATTCACCCCTACGGCTTCGTCATCGCCGGTGCCGACATCCGCCACGTGCCGCTGGTGCCGGGTGTGGACTTCTTTGCCGAGTTGGAAAAAGCCATCAAGCATTCCTGGCCGCAACCCAAAATGCTGGTGTTGAACTTTCCCGGCAACCCCACCACCCAGTGCGTGGATCTGGCCTTTTTCGAAAATGTTGTCGCCATTGCCAGGGAACATGATATTTGGGTGATCCATGATCTGGCCTATGCGGACATCGTTTTTGACGGCTATCAGGCCCCGTCCATCATGCAGGTGCCGGGGGCCAAGGAGGTGGCGGTGGAGTTTTTCACGTTGTCGAAAAGCTACAACATGCCCGGCTGGCGGGTGGGGTTCATGGTAGGCAATCCCCAACTCGTGGGCGCCTTGGGAAGGATGAAGTCGTATCTGGACTACGGCATGTTCACCCCCATCCAGGTGGCCGCCATCGCCGCCCTGGAGGGGCCGCAGGACTGCGTCGCGGAAATCCGCGAGATGTACCGGGCGCGGCGTGATGTGCTCTGCAAGGGCTTGAATGCCGTGGGTTGGGAGATCGAGCCGCCCAAGGCCTCGATGTTTGTGTGGGCGCCCATTCCGGAGCGCTACCGGCATCTGGGTTCCCTGGAGTTTGCCAAAAAGCTGCTCAGCGACGCCAGGGTCGCCGTGTCCCCCGGCGTGGGTTTCGGGGAATACGGCGACGATCATGTGCGCATTGCCTTGATCGAGAACGAGCACCGTACCCGTCAGGCCATACGCGGTATCCGCGACATGTTCCGGCGGGACGGCGTGGTGGGTACGGGCGCAGACGTTCATCGCCTGCATGGGCCATAG